From a single Larimichthys crocea isolate SSNF chromosome XIII, L_crocea_2.0, whole genome shotgun sequence genomic region:
- the proser3 gene encoding proline and serine-rich protein 3 isoform X1, producing MKSSGPVFTRQNPFQPASRLGKTHYHPSRKQPLSKKEKKTTLSPVRCKQRSSPQLHSVNPESQREKCEHRFAATDGQPVFAESWPSTENELSPASTTSTSDMDTPKPGDEQDSVLAKYIDRFRHGRPQSRVERQQIDSAIGENQVPFWWMSPSSLPSSSTPAKTTDKDMPLNDEHGFAIFSPAGQRRHDRSLSPCRGSLSILSDTLQGEFDDTEILHLQERANRLLLRDECTLGDGSVHVSSDGLGCSDFSSPVSVYEPVRRPLIPNMIKSTAKASLDSDQIASSHKASVVPSLVPPTRPEEDILFQWRLRRKIEQARDWPQSVQHSSLHGPTFSWHAPSLNNPSASGQAYKQQQSTPELSQKAKHPHIAAPQPEAKEAHTLCPPASGPPPFPAFVVSGSSVSQPQAIAHVPAHMHLLCDVLPCPIKSSDVSRQQNISQSIDESHAKAVHKKTQVTKNSKNNFTDEPIHEHTPSPPPGSSAVTEGEGPSHHIRPEMDKKEKALTKESERKTPMSSRRQKKSRYTVDREHADVPASTNRSSSHQRLPKKVVPSAEQQQQRGSQVSSERCTGDYAPPPSPIHSVLGQVVSEVLFPTVDSSPARRTPVSSVSPPCTTPVPPQSSIPTCDAQNSMEVISQLLQEAEDSDEKEFEDDPLLQVLRKQRTWVKEQISEVDSMLNEFFDEQRVT from the exons ATGAAATCCAG TGGACCTGTGTTCACAAGGCAGAATCCCTTCCAGCCAGCATCCAGGTTGGGGAAGACACACTATCACCCATCCCGCAAGCAGCCCCTGtcaaagaaggagaaaaaaaca acATTGAGTCCTGTACGTTGTAAACAGCGATCCAGTCCACAGCTTCACTCTGTGAACCCAGAGAGCCAACGGGAGAAATGTGAACACCGTTTCGCTGCCACGGATGGACAACCTGTTTTTGCAGAGTCCTGGCCCTCCACTGAAAATGAATTGTCTCCTGCAAGCACTACATCCACGTCTGACATGGATACGCCAAAGCCAGGAGATGAGCAGGATTCAGTGCTGGCAAA GTACATTGATCGCTTTCGCCATGGTCGACCACAGAGTCGAGTGGAGCGCCAGCAGATTGATTCTGCCATTGGTGAAAATCAGGTGCCTTTTTGGTGGATGTCACCCTCATCTTTACCCTCCAGTTCAACACCTgctaaaacaacagacaaag ATATGCCTCTCAATGATGAGCATGGATTTGCCATTTTCAGTCCAGCTGGACAGCGTCGACATGACAGATCCCTCTCGCCATGCAGAGGATCCCTTAGT attttgtcAGACACCTTACAGGGTGAATTCGATGACACAGAGATACTGCACCTTCAAGAAAGGGCCAACAGACTTCTGCTGAGAGA TGAATGCACTCTGGGGGATGGATCTGTACATGTCAGCTCAGATGGCCTGGGATGCTCagatttctcctctccagtcaGCGTATATGAGCCAGTGCGAAGACCTTTGATTCCCAATATGATAAAATCCACTG cTAAGGCCAGCTTAGACTCAGATCAGATTGCATCCTCCCATAAGGCCTCTGTTGTTCCTTCTCTGGTGCCGCCCACACGCCCAGAGGAGGACATCTTGTTCCAGTGGCGCTTAAGGAGAAAGATTGAGCAGGCCAGGGACTGGCCCCAGTCGGTGCAACACTCTAGTCTTCATGGTCCCACATTTAGCTGGCATGCCCCCAGCTTAAACAATCCCTCAGCCAGTGGACAGGCTTACAAG CAACAGCAGAGTACTCCTGAACTCTCACAAAAAGCTAAACATCCCCACATCGCTGCTCCACAGCCAGAAGCCAAAGAAGCCCATACATTATGTCCCCCAGCTTCAGGTCCACCTCCCTTCCCTGCCTTTGTTGTCTCTGGCTCTTCAGTCTCCCAACCCCAGGCTATTGCCCATGTTCCTGCCCACATGCATTTACTCTGTGATGTCTTGCCCTGTCCTATCAAGTCATCTGATGTTAGCAGGcagcaaaacatttcacaaagtaTCGATGAGTCTCACGCCAAAGCTGTCCATAAAAAGACACAAGTCACCAAAAACTCAAAGAATAACTTCACTGATGAGCCCATTCATGAACATACGCCATCCCCACCACCTGGTTCATCTGCAGTTACAGAAGGTGAAGGGCCTAGTCACCACATAAGGCCTGAGAtggacaagaaagagaaagccCTGACAAAAGAATCAGAGAGGAAGACACCGATGTCCTCCAGAAGGCAAAAGAAATCAAG GTATACTGTGGACAGGGAACATGCTGATGTCCCTGCCTCTACAAACAGGAGTTCTTCACATCAAAGACTTCCCAAAAAGGTTGTGCcatcagcagagcagcagcaacagagagGAAGCCAGGTTTCCAGTGAGAGATGCACTGGTGATTATGCACCACCACCCTCTCCGATCCACAGTGTCTTAGGACAG GTAGTTTCAGAGGTATTGTTCCCTACGGTGGATTCATCTCCTGCACGAAGGACCCCTGTTTCATCGGTCTCTCCTCCTTGTACCACTCCTGTACCTCCACAATCCTCAATTCCTACATGTGATGCACAGAACTCTATGGAGGTCATTTCACAGCTGCTGCAAGAGGCTGAAG attcAGATGAAAAAGAGTTTGAAGATGACCCTTTATTACAAGTCCTTCGCAAACAGAGAACATGGGTAAAGGAGCAGATCAG tgAAGTGGACTCTATGTTGAATGAATTCTTCGATGAGCAAAGAGTTACCTGA
- the hspb6 gene encoding heat shock protein beta-6 isoform X1 codes for MDFILPPTLPAAGIPWEKVLPPLIPRLNGTYGQYKWSPKLLIPDPDNNSSAEVNCDDSGFTVQVDVKDFNPEDLMVKVIGDFVEVQGKHEEKKKDGPGFTTRQFNRRYRIPKGVNTMALESAVSPDGILIISAPMLQTENSRVLT; via the exons ATGGATTTCATCCTGCCACCCACTCTGCCAGCTGCTGGTATCCCATGGGAGAAGGTTTTGCCTCCTCTCATTCCTCGCCTGAACGGGACTTATGGACAATATAAATGGTCCCCGAAGTTATTAATTCCAGACCCTGATAACAACAGCTCTGCTGAG GTGAACTGTGATGACAGCGGTTTCACAGTTCAAGTTGATGTAAAGGACTTTAACCCAGAGGACCTAATGGTCAAGGTGATAGGAGACTTTGTGGAAGTGCAAGGAAAGCATGAAGAGAAAAAG AAGGATGGTCCTGGGTTTACAACACGACAGTTTAACCGCCGCTACCGAATCCCAAAAGGAGTGAACACCATGGCTTTGGAATCAGCGGTCTCTCCAGATGGCATCCTTATAATATCTGCACCGATGCTGCAGACCGAGAACTCCAGAGTCCTGACCTGA
- the proser3 gene encoding proline and serine-rich protein 3 isoform X2, producing MKSRQNPFQPASRLGKTHYHPSRKQPLSKKEKKTTLSPVRCKQRSSPQLHSVNPESQREKCEHRFAATDGQPVFAESWPSTENELSPASTTSTSDMDTPKPGDEQDSVLAKYIDRFRHGRPQSRVERQQIDSAIGENQVPFWWMSPSSLPSSSTPAKTTDKDMPLNDEHGFAIFSPAGQRRHDRSLSPCRGSLSILSDTLQGEFDDTEILHLQERANRLLLRDECTLGDGSVHVSSDGLGCSDFSSPVSVYEPVRRPLIPNMIKSTAKASLDSDQIASSHKASVVPSLVPPTRPEEDILFQWRLRRKIEQARDWPQSVQHSSLHGPTFSWHAPSLNNPSASGQAYKQQQSTPELSQKAKHPHIAAPQPEAKEAHTLCPPASGPPPFPAFVVSGSSVSQPQAIAHVPAHMHLLCDVLPCPIKSSDVSRQQNISQSIDESHAKAVHKKTQVTKNSKNNFTDEPIHEHTPSPPPGSSAVTEGEGPSHHIRPEMDKKEKALTKESERKTPMSSRRQKKSRYTVDREHADVPASTNRSSSHQRLPKKVVPSAEQQQQRGSQVSSERCTGDYAPPPSPIHSVLGQVVSEVLFPTVDSSPARRTPVSSVSPPCTTPVPPQSSIPTCDAQNSMEVISQLLQEAEDSDEKEFEDDPLLQVLRKQRTWVKEQISEVDSMLNEFFDEQRVT from the exons ATGAAATCCAG GCAGAATCCCTTCCAGCCAGCATCCAGGTTGGGGAAGACACACTATCACCCATCCCGCAAGCAGCCCCTGtcaaagaaggagaaaaaaaca acATTGAGTCCTGTACGTTGTAAACAGCGATCCAGTCCACAGCTTCACTCTGTGAACCCAGAGAGCCAACGGGAGAAATGTGAACACCGTTTCGCTGCCACGGATGGACAACCTGTTTTTGCAGAGTCCTGGCCCTCCACTGAAAATGAATTGTCTCCTGCAAGCACTACATCCACGTCTGACATGGATACGCCAAAGCCAGGAGATGAGCAGGATTCAGTGCTGGCAAA GTACATTGATCGCTTTCGCCATGGTCGACCACAGAGTCGAGTGGAGCGCCAGCAGATTGATTCTGCCATTGGTGAAAATCAGGTGCCTTTTTGGTGGATGTCACCCTCATCTTTACCCTCCAGTTCAACACCTgctaaaacaacagacaaag ATATGCCTCTCAATGATGAGCATGGATTTGCCATTTTCAGTCCAGCTGGACAGCGTCGACATGACAGATCCCTCTCGCCATGCAGAGGATCCCTTAGT attttgtcAGACACCTTACAGGGTGAATTCGATGACACAGAGATACTGCACCTTCAAGAAAGGGCCAACAGACTTCTGCTGAGAGA TGAATGCACTCTGGGGGATGGATCTGTACATGTCAGCTCAGATGGCCTGGGATGCTCagatttctcctctccagtcaGCGTATATGAGCCAGTGCGAAGACCTTTGATTCCCAATATGATAAAATCCACTG cTAAGGCCAGCTTAGACTCAGATCAGATTGCATCCTCCCATAAGGCCTCTGTTGTTCCTTCTCTGGTGCCGCCCACACGCCCAGAGGAGGACATCTTGTTCCAGTGGCGCTTAAGGAGAAAGATTGAGCAGGCCAGGGACTGGCCCCAGTCGGTGCAACACTCTAGTCTTCATGGTCCCACATTTAGCTGGCATGCCCCCAGCTTAAACAATCCCTCAGCCAGTGGACAGGCTTACAAG CAACAGCAGAGTACTCCTGAACTCTCACAAAAAGCTAAACATCCCCACATCGCTGCTCCACAGCCAGAAGCCAAAGAAGCCCATACATTATGTCCCCCAGCTTCAGGTCCACCTCCCTTCCCTGCCTTTGTTGTCTCTGGCTCTTCAGTCTCCCAACCCCAGGCTATTGCCCATGTTCCTGCCCACATGCATTTACTCTGTGATGTCTTGCCCTGTCCTATCAAGTCATCTGATGTTAGCAGGcagcaaaacatttcacaaagtaTCGATGAGTCTCACGCCAAAGCTGTCCATAAAAAGACACAAGTCACCAAAAACTCAAAGAATAACTTCACTGATGAGCCCATTCATGAACATACGCCATCCCCACCACCTGGTTCATCTGCAGTTACAGAAGGTGAAGGGCCTAGTCACCACATAAGGCCTGAGAtggacaagaaagagaaagccCTGACAAAAGAATCAGAGAGGAAGACACCGATGTCCTCCAGAAGGCAAAAGAAATCAAG GTATACTGTGGACAGGGAACATGCTGATGTCCCTGCCTCTACAAACAGGAGTTCTTCACATCAAAGACTTCCCAAAAAGGTTGTGCcatcagcagagcagcagcaacagagagGAAGCCAGGTTTCCAGTGAGAGATGCACTGGTGATTATGCACCACCACCCTCTCCGATCCACAGTGTCTTAGGACAG GTAGTTTCAGAGGTATTGTTCCCTACGGTGGATTCATCTCCTGCACGAAGGACCCCTGTTTCATCGGTCTCTCCTCCTTGTACCACTCCTGTACCTCCACAATCCTCAATTCCTACATGTGATGCACAGAACTCTATGGAGGTCATTTCACAGCTGCTGCAAGAGGCTGAAG attcAGATGAAAAAGAGTTTGAAGATGACCCTTTATTACAAGTCCTTCGCAAACAGAGAACATGGGTAAAGGAGCAGATCAG tgAAGTGGACTCTATGTTGAATGAATTCTTCGATGAGCAAAGAGTTACCTGA
- the psenen gene encoding gamma-secretase subunit PEN-2: protein MNLERMPNEEKLGLCRKYYLGGFAFLPFLWLVNVVWFFREAFVKPTYTEQLQIKTYVKRSALGLLLWVAVLTTWITIFQHFRAEWGEVGDKLSFTIPLGIP from the exons ATGAACCTGGAACGAATGCCCAATGAGGAGAAACTCGGCCTGTGCAGAAAATACTATCTAG gTGGATTCGCATTTCTTCCATTCCTGTGGCTGGTCAACGTTGTTTGGTTTTTCCGGGAGGCCTTTGTAAAGCCAACCTACACTGAACAGCTCCAGATAAAAACCT ATGTGAAGCGGTCAGCACTGGGGTTGCTGTTATGGGTAGCAGTACTCACTACATGGATTACCATTTTCCAGCACTTCAGAGCAGAGTGGGGGGAGGTGGGAGATAAACTCTCCTTTACAATTCCACTTGGCATTCCTTGA
- the hspb6 gene encoding heat shock protein beta-6 isoform X2, giving the protein MDFILPPTLPAAGIPWEKVLPPLIPRLNGTYGQYKWSPKLLIPDPDNNSSAEVNCDDSGFTVQVDVKDFNPEDLMVKVIGDFVEVQGKHEEKKDGPGFTTRQFNRRYRIPKGVNTMALESAVSPDGILIISAPMLQTENSRVLT; this is encoded by the exons ATGGATTTCATCCTGCCACCCACTCTGCCAGCTGCTGGTATCCCATGGGAGAAGGTTTTGCCTCCTCTCATTCCTCGCCTGAACGGGACTTATGGACAATATAAATGGTCCCCGAAGTTATTAATTCCAGACCCTGATAACAACAGCTCTGCTGAG GTGAACTGTGATGACAGCGGTTTCACAGTTCAAGTTGATGTAAAGGACTTTAACCCAGAGGACCTAATGGTCAAGGTGATAGGAGACTTTGTGGAAGTGCAAGGAAAGCATGAAGAGAAAAAG GATGGTCCTGGGTTTACAACACGACAGTTTAACCGCCGCTACCGAATCCCAAAAGGAGTGAACACCATGGCTTTGGAATCAGCGGTCTCTCCAGATGGCATCCTTATAATATCTGCACCGATGCTGCAGACCGAGAACTCCAGAGTCCTGACCTGA